The following are encoded together in the Bradymonas sediminis genome:
- a CDS encoding ADP-ribosylglycohydrolase family protein — MSHLTDSLATRCLLLGAIGDALGAPIEFNKAEYIERTYGVEPPEDLAFEGPAPARFTDDTQMTLFMAEGLHRALDAGVAGEREAFRQIMADSLVDWLATQDRRVLEELEDSRSELLKFEDLHKRRAPGNTCLTSCYHMHRGGHLPDVDARINDSKGCGAIMRSAPFGLWAESAEQAFGWALDSGVLTHCHPSGYLSGAYFAAMIFELARGQDFDQAMARADALLAREPEAQETQAAVEAARRVTRFGTLSFDDMVTLGEGWVGEESLAVALAVARTADISTQDGIREALWLAVRHSGDSDSTGAIAGNLIGAMCADEAMPARWLEQLEMREAFELSI; from the coding sequence ATGTCGCACTTAACCGATTCGCTTGCCACTCGCTGTCTTCTGCTCGGCGCTATCGGCGACGCCCTGGGCGCGCCGATCGAGTTCAATAAAGCCGAGTATATCGAGCGCACCTACGGCGTGGAGCCGCCCGAAGACCTGGCCTTTGAGGGGCCGGCGCCGGCGCGCTTTACCGACGATACGCAGATGACCCTATTTATGGCCGAAGGGCTGCACCGCGCGCTCGACGCGGGAGTGGCCGGGGAGCGCGAGGCGTTTCGCCAGATCATGGCAGACTCACTGGTCGACTGGCTGGCGACCCAGGATCGGCGGGTGTTAGAGGAGTTGGAGGATTCACGCAGTGAGTTGCTCAAATTCGAAGACCTGCATAAGCGGCGCGCGCCCGGAAATACCTGCCTGACGAGTTGCTATCATATGCACCGCGGCGGGCATTTGCCCGATGTCGACGCGCGCATCAACGATAGCAAGGGGTGCGGGGCGATCATGCGCTCGGCGCCGTTTGGGCTGTGGGCCGAGTCGGCCGAGCAGGCCTTTGGCTGGGCGCTCGACTCTGGCGTGCTCACCCATTGCCATCCGAGCGGGTATTTGTCCGGGGCGTATTTCGCGGCGATGATCTTTGAGCTCGCCCGCGGCCAAGACTTCGACCAGGCGATGGCCCGCGCCGACGCGCTGCTCGCCCGGGAACCCGAGGCCCAGGAGACCCAGGCCGCCGTTGAGGCGGCGCGGCGCGTGACCCGCTTCGGGACGTTGAGCTTTGACGATATGGTGACCCTCGGCGAGGGGTGGGTCGGCGAGGAGTCGCTGGCGGTGGCGCTCGCGGTGGCGAGGACGGCCGATATCAGCACCCAGGATGGCATCCGCGAGGCGCTGTGGCTCGCGGTGCGTCACTCTGGCGATAGCGACAGCACCGGCGCGATCGCGGGGAACCTCATTGGGGCGATGTGCGCCGATGAGGCAATGCCGGCGAGGTGGCTTGAACAATTGGAGATGCGCGAGGCTTTTGAGTTATCTATTTAG
- the metH gene encoding methionine synthase, translating into MISRDAVEKILQERILVLDGAMGTMIQKHDLEEADFRGERFADHSHDQRGNNDLLTLTKPEVIEGIHTAFLEAGADIIETNTFSSQRISMADYGLEDLVHELNFEAAQLARRAADKMTAKTPEKPRFVAGSIGPTNRTLSLSPDVSDPTFRACTFDELEAAYVEQIRGLVAGGVDFLLVETIFDTLNAKAAITAIQKVEEETGHELPLIISVTITDNSGRTLSGQTVEAFWISIEHANPLLVGINCSLGPVGMRPYMEALSNIASTYTSCYPNAGLPNAFGGYDEGPEEMAEVLRDFMAQGWLNVVGGCCGTTPEHIKAFAEAAKDFAPRVPVEPIPYTRLSGLEPLIIRPDSNFILIGERTNISGSRRFKRLIKNGEFEEAVAIALGQVDGGANIIDINVDEGLIDSEAVMTTFLNIIATEPGISKVPIMIDSSRFSVLEAGLKCVQGKAVVNSISLKEGEEEFKAHARRVRQFGAAVVVMAFDETGQATSVERRVEIAKRAFKILTEEVGFDPKDIFFDANILTVATGMDEHNEYGINFIEAVRRIKEVLPEITTTGGVSNVSFSFRGNNVVREAIHAAFLYHAIAAGLDSGIVNAGQLTVYDDVEPELLEHVEDVLFNRRPDATDRLVEFAERFRGQSTKREETLEWREGTVEERISYALVHGIDKFIVEDTEEARLKLDRPLDVIEGPLMSGMGVVGDLFGAGKMFLPQVVKSARAMKKAVAHLLPYMEGEGGGVGDAGTVVMATVKGDVHDIGKNIVSVVLGCNNYRVIDLGVMVPADKILQTAIDEDADFVGLSGLITPSLDEMVHVAREMKRRNMTLPLLIGGATTSRRHTAVKIAEVYGEPVVHVADASRVTNVVSELLSPERRDAYIAENLAFQARDRELHAGRGKRKLISLEDARKNRTEIQWRAEDMPTPSFVGVRKVLDVSLETLLEYMDWTPFFFSWELRCPFPAVLEHEDFGETARELYANAQRMLKEIIEDKLLVANGVYGIFPANADGDDVLLYTDESRKTVLERLCMLRQQRTTRGEKQKNMCLADYVAPVDSGLKDYFGAFAVTGGIGADELAARYAADNDDYNKITAKILADRFAEAFAEYLHHQVRIELGYGADEDFSSEELIEEKYRGIRPAPGYPACPDHTEKKKLWELLDVYENAGITLTEGCAMHPGGSVSGWYLSHPEARYFSVGLIQRDQVEEYAERKGMTIAEVERWMAPNLGYEPEA; encoded by the coding sequence ATGATAAGCCGCGACGCCGTGGAAAAGATCCTCCAAGAACGCATCCTCGTCCTGGACGGGGCGATGGGCACGATGATCCAGAAGCACGACCTGGAGGAGGCGGATTTTCGCGGCGAGCGCTTTGCGGATCACAGCCATGATCAGCGCGGCAATAATGACCTTTTGACGCTGACCAAACCCGAGGTGATCGAGGGGATTCACACCGCGTTTCTGGAAGCCGGCGCCGACATTATCGAGACGAATACGTTCAGCTCCCAGCGCATCTCGATGGCCGATTATGGCCTCGAAGACCTCGTCCATGAGCTCAACTTCGAGGCGGCCCAGCTCGCCCGGCGCGCCGCCGATAAGATGACTGCGAAGACCCCCGAGAAGCCGCGCTTTGTCGCGGGTTCGATCGGGCCGACCAACCGCACGCTGAGCCTGTCGCCGGACGTGAGCGACCCGACCTTTCGCGCCTGCACCTTTGACGAGCTCGAGGCGGCCTATGTCGAGCAGATCCGCGGGCTGGTGGCCGGCGGCGTCGATTTCCTTTTGGTCGAGACCATCTTCGACACCCTCAACGCCAAGGCCGCGATCACGGCGATCCAAAAGGTCGAAGAAGAGACGGGCCACGAGCTGCCGCTCATCATCTCGGTGACCATCACCGACAATAGCGGGCGCACGCTGTCGGGGCAGACCGTCGAGGCGTTCTGGATCTCGATCGAGCACGCCAACCCGCTGCTGGTGGGCATCAACTGCTCGCTGGGGCCGGTCGGCATGCGGCCGTATATGGAGGCGCTGAGCAATATCGCGTCGACCTATACCTCCTGCTACCCCAACGCGGGTCTGCCGAACGCGTTTGGCGGCTACGACGAGGGCCCCGAGGAGATGGCCGAGGTCCTGCGCGACTTCATGGCCCAGGGGTGGCTCAACGTCGTGGGCGGCTGCTGCGGGACCACGCCCGAGCATATCAAAGCCTTCGCCGAAGCGGCCAAAGACTTCGCGCCGCGCGTGCCGGTCGAGCCGATTCCCTACACGCGTCTGTCGGGCCTTGAGCCGCTGATTATTCGCCCCGACTCCAATTTCATCCTGATCGGTGAGCGCACCAATATCTCGGGCTCTCGCCGGTTTAAGCGCTTGATCAAAAATGGGGAGTTCGAGGAGGCCGTGGCTATCGCGCTCGGCCAGGTCGACGGCGGCGCCAATATCATCGACATCAACGTCGACGAGGGGCTCATCGACTCCGAGGCCGTGATGACCACCTTCCTCAATATCATCGCGACCGAGCCGGGCATCTCGAAGGTGCCGATCATGATCGACAGCTCGCGTTTTTCGGTGCTCGAGGCGGGCTTAAAATGCGTGCAGGGAAAGGCGGTCGTCAACTCGATCAGCCTTAAAGAGGGAGAGGAAGAGTTCAAGGCCCACGCGCGCCGGGTGCGCCAATTCGGCGCGGCGGTGGTGGTCATGGCCTTTGACGAGACCGGCCAGGCAACCTCGGTCGAGCGCCGCGTCGAGATCGCCAAGCGCGCGTTCAAAATCCTGACCGAAGAGGTCGGCTTTGACCCCAAGGATATCTTCTTTGACGCCAATATCCTGACCGTCGCCACCGGCATGGATGAGCATAACGAGTACGGCATCAACTTCATCGAGGCGGTGCGCCGCATCAAGGAGGTGCTCCCCGAGATCACGACCACCGGCGGGGTGAGCAATGTGTCGTTCTCGTTTCGCGGCAATAATGTGGTGCGCGAGGCGATTCACGCCGCGTTTTTGTACCACGCCATCGCCGCCGGGCTCGACTCGGGCATCGTGAACGCCGGGCAATTGACCGTGTATGACGACGTCGAGCCCGAGCTTTTGGAGCATGTCGAAGACGTGCTCTTTAATCGGCGCCCCGACGCCACCGACCGCCTGGTCGAGTTCGCCGAGCGCTTCCGCGGCCAGTCCACCAAGCGCGAGGAGACGCTGGAGTGGCGCGAAGGCACGGTCGAGGAGCGCATCAGCTATGCGCTGGTGCACGGCATCGATAAATTCATCGTCGAGGACACCGAAGAAGCTCGCCTTAAGCTCGACCGCCCGCTCGACGTGATCGAGGGGCCCTTGATGTCGGGCATGGGCGTGGTGGGCGACCTGTTCGGGGCGGGCAAGATGTTTTTGCCGCAGGTGGTCAAGAGCGCGCGCGCCATGAAGAAGGCCGTCGCCCATCTTCTCCCTTATATGGAGGGCGAGGGCGGCGGCGTCGGCGACGCCGGCACCGTGGTCATGGCGACCGTTAAAGGCGACGTCCATGATATCGGCAAGAATATCGTCTCGGTCGTGCTCGGCTGCAATAATTACCGGGTCATCGACCTGGGCGTGATGGTGCCGGCCGACAAGATCCTGCAGACCGCCATCGACGAAGACGCCGATTTTGTGGGCCTAAGCGGGCTGATCACGCCCTCGCTCGACGAGATGGTGCACGTCGCCCGCGAGATGAAGCGGCGCAATATGACCCTGCCGCTTTTGATCGGCGGGGCGACCACGAGCCGGCGGCATACGGCGGTGAAGATCGCCGAAGTGTACGGCGAGCCGGTGGTTCATGTGGCCGACGCCTCGCGGGTGACCAACGTCGTCTCGGAGCTGCTCAGCCCCGAGCGGCGCGACGCGTATATCGCCGAGAACCTCGCCTTCCAGGCGCGCGACCGCGAGCTGCACGCCGGGCGCGGCAAGCGAAAGCTCATCTCGCTCGAAGACGCGCGCAAAAACCGCACCGAGATCCAATGGCGCGCCGAAGATATGCCGACGCCGAGCTTTGTGGGCGTGCGAAAGGTGCTCGACGTCTCGCTTGAGACCCTGCTTGAGTATATGGATTGGACGCCGTTTTTCTTCTCCTGGGAGCTTCGCTGCCCCTTCCCCGCGGTGCTCGAGCACGAGGACTTCGGCGAGACGGCGCGCGAGCTATATGCGAACGCGCAGCGCATGCTCAAAGAGATTATCGAGGATAAGCTCCTGGTCGCCAACGGCGTCTACGGCATCTTCCCGGCGAACGCGGATGGCGACGACGTTTTGCTCTACACCGATGAGTCGCGCAAGACCGTGTTGGAGCGGCTGTGCATGCTGCGCCAGCAGCGCACCACCCGCGGCGAGAAGCAGAAGAATATGTGTCTGGCCGATTATGTGGCGCCGGTCGACAGTGGGCTTAAGGATTATTTCGGCGCCTTCGCCGTCACCGGCGGCATCGGCGCCGACGAGCTGGCCGCCCGCTACGCCGCCGACAACGACGATTATAATAAGATCACCGCCAAGATCCTGGCGGACCGATTCGCCGAGGCCTTCGCCGAATACCTGCACCACCAGGTGCGCATCGAGCTGGGCTACGGGGCCGACGAGGACTTCAGCAGCGAGGAGTTAATCGAGGAGAAATACCGCGGCATCCGCCCCGCGCCGGGTTACCCGGCGTGCCCCGACCACACCGAGAAGAAGAAGTTGTGGGAGCTGCTCGACGTCTACGAGAACGCGGGCATCACCCTCACCGAGGGGTGCGCGATGCACCCGGGCGGGTCGGTCTCGGGCTGGTATTTGTCGCACCCCGAAGCTCGTTATTTCAGCGTCGGCCTCATCCAGCGCGACCAGGTCGAGGAATATGCCGAGCGAAAGGGCATGACCATCGCCGAGGTCGAGCGCTGGATGGCGCCCAATCTTGGCTATGAGCCCGAAGCCTGA
- a CDS encoding 1-acyl-sn-glycerol-3-phosphate acyltransferase codes for MSHPSLFRYNKDRAHIVSEVCQRSYSAILAETRRNDEEGIEYLLNEAAFQEVERLQNEQGPEDEIHSISWWRDISRRLGEMSESQKRTILRELAQSYTEDITGSFNPRVYKLATGALPLGLGMLFKAQDLRQIPLSALNVRKAYKQLRDLSERIVIEGHVDTLRHLAERGTLVFLPTHSSNMDSILMGWSLYQAGLPPVTYGAGKNLFTNPMTSFFMQNLGAYKVDRRIKHSLYKELLKTYSQVLLERGYHSLFFPGGTRSRSNEVEDHIKLGLLGTTITAYTNGLLSHKNAKPIYICPVTINYNLVLEAESLIRDHLRREGGRRYFLEDDEFNQFNKVLRFALNTMEMSSTTVMRFGEPMDPFGNPVDRNGTSFDPRGRPVDPTSYVRKALTGEVCHDISRDQQYTRHTGECVRRSFLKNTVLMPVHLVAYVLFELVQQKFPRWDVYRLLRLAGGEVIALRQAKAMLEALIEDLKARENREELRLSGFVRDHTCDEIFDEGCTYLRTYHSVPLIEPMMTGVMLNKLDLLYYYGNRVRSFPVDSAALAPTI; via the coding sequence ATGTCTCACCCCTCTTTGTTTCGCTACAATAAAGATCGCGCCCATATCGTCTCCGAGGTCTGCCAGCGCAGCTATAGCGCGATCCTCGCCGAGACCCGCCGCAACGACGAAGAGGGGATCGAATATCTGCTCAACGAGGCGGCCTTCCAGGAGGTCGAGCGCCTGCAGAATGAGCAGGGGCCGGAGGACGAGATTCACTCGATCTCCTGGTGGCGCGATATTTCGCGGCGCCTGGGCGAGATGAGCGAATCCCAGAAGCGCACCATCCTGCGCGAGCTGGCCCAGAGCTATACCGAAGACATCACCGGCAGCTTCAACCCGCGGGTCTATAAGCTCGCCACGGGGGCGCTGCCGCTGGGGCTGGGGATGCTGTTTAAGGCCCAGGACCTGCGCCAGATCCCGCTGAGCGCGCTCAACGTGCGCAAGGCCTATAAGCAGCTGCGCGACCTCAGCGAACGTATCGTCATCGAGGGGCACGTCGACACGCTGCGCCACCTGGCCGAGCGCGGCACCCTGGTCTTTTTGCCCACCCACAGCTCCAATATGGACTCGATCCTGATGGGCTGGTCGCTCTATCAGGCGGGGCTTCCGCCGGTGACCTACGGCGCGGGCAAGAACCTGTTCACCAACCCGATGACCAGCTTCTTTATGCAGAATCTGGGGGCCTATAAGGTCGACCGGCGCATCAAGCATAGCCTGTATAAAGAGCTGCTCAAGACCTATTCGCAGGTGCTGCTGGAGCGCGGCTATCACAGCCTCTTCTTCCCCGGCGGCACCCGCTCGCGCTCCAACGAGGTCGAAGACCATATCAAGCTGGGGCTGCTCGGCACCACGATCACGGCGTATACCAACGGGCTGCTCAGCCATAAGAACGCCAAGCCCATCTATATCTGCCCGGTGACCATCAATTATAACCTGGTGCTCGAGGCCGAGAGCCTGATCCGCGACCACCTGCGGCGCGAGGGCGGGCGGCGCTATTTCCTCGAAGACGACGAGTTCAACCAATTCAATAAAGTCCTTCGATTCGCGCTCAATACCATGGAGATGTCCTCGACCACGGTGATGCGATTTGGCGAGCCGATGGACCCCTTTGGCAACCCCGTGGACCGAAACGGCACGAGCTTTGACCCGCGCGGTCGCCCGGTCGATCCGACCAGCTATGTGCGAAAGGCGCTCACCGGCGAGGTGTGCCACGATATCTCGCGCGACCAACAATATACGCGCCACACCGGCGAATGTGTGCGGCGCTCGTTCCTCAAGAATACCGTGCTGATGCCGGTGCACCTGGTGGCCTATGTGCTCTTCGAGTTGGTGCAGCAGAAATTCCCGCGCTGGGATGTCTATCGTCTGCTGCGCCTGGCCGGCGGTGAGGTCATCGCGTTGCGCCAGGCCAAGGCCATGCTTGAGGCGCTGATCGAGGACTTAAAGGCGCGCGAGAATCGCGAGGAGCTTCGCCTCTCGGGCTTCGTGCGTGACCACACCTGCGACGAGATTTTTGACGAGGGCTGCACCTATTTGCGCACCTATCATAGCGTCCCGCTTATCGAGCCAATGATGACCGGTGTGATGCTCAATAAGCTCGACCTGCTCTATTATTACGGAAACCGCGTGCGCTCGTTTCCCGTTGATTCTGCGGCCCTTGCGCCCACGATTTAA